One segment of Fimbriiglobus ruber DNA contains the following:
- a CDS encoding CotH kinase family protein encodes MTGSFAPQIARCLSLVLLATLFGVPSLSAADKADVFTTGSLWQVHITMSAEEYAAIEPRGNRGFPGFGPAPKAPDKPADPNREVHRNTFGRDLPWGVGSVTIGDQTFEKVGIRYKGNGTIMDAARTIKKSFKIDLDRAGGSGRFGGSKTINLHCGVTDPSKCRETLGYEIYRAAGVPAPRTTFAEVRLTVPGKRDKELLGVYTLVEEVDKPFLKDRFGNDKGLLMKPEGLREFADLGDDWDRYKKQYAPKREATKEEAKRIITFARLVQKGDDATFQKEIGSHLDVDNYLRFLAATAFVANGDNFFFGHNYYLYLNPKTNKLHLIPWDLDRAFANFPILGSNSQQMNLSLTHPYSGTHRLTDRLLAISEVSERYQKLLKELSGTAFSRERLFEQLSGAEAAVKEPLERDVKAAAGRKEPGGAVTMFGKPPGLKSFIEKRTASAAAQVAGASKGHVPVGFGMGGPPKFGTILAPPMMEAMDKDRDENLSREEWVGAAQRLWDTCEKDKDGRVDLRALTAGVNKSLPPPPEGTPPGGFNLGNMMAGAIMDRADANKDKKLTAEELFSATRAAFDEFDRKKAGKLDEEAFADMLTAVFPAPRFGPPPAPPKEKK; translated from the coding sequence ATGACAGGCTCCTTCGCGCCACAGATCGCACGTTGTTTGTCGCTAGTGCTTCTCGCAACGCTGTTCGGCGTCCCTTCGCTCTCGGCGGCAGACAAAGCGGACGTATTCACCACCGGGAGTCTCTGGCAGGTACATATCACCATGTCGGCCGAGGAGTACGCCGCCATCGAGCCGCGTGGCAATCGAGGCTTCCCGGGATTCGGGCCAGCCCCCAAGGCACCCGATAAACCGGCCGATCCGAACCGGGAAGTGCATCGCAACACGTTCGGAAGGGACCTACCGTGGGGCGTCGGATCTGTCACGATCGGAGACCAGACGTTCGAGAAGGTGGGCATCCGGTACAAGGGTAACGGCACCATCATGGACGCGGCTCGCACCATCAAGAAGTCGTTCAAAATCGACCTCGACCGCGCCGGCGGCAGCGGCCGGTTCGGTGGTTCCAAGACGATCAACCTGCACTGCGGGGTGACCGACCCATCGAAATGCCGGGAAACTCTCGGGTACGAGATCTATCGCGCCGCGGGGGTGCCCGCGCCGCGGACGACCTTTGCCGAGGTGCGGCTCACCGTGCCCGGGAAGCGCGACAAGGAACTGCTGGGCGTGTACACGCTGGTTGAGGAGGTGGACAAGCCATTTCTGAAGGACCGGTTCGGGAACGACAAGGGGCTGTTAATGAAGCCCGAGGGGTTGAGAGAGTTCGCCGATCTGGGTGACGACTGGGATCGGTACAAGAAGCAGTATGCGCCCAAGCGGGAGGCCACCAAAGAGGAAGCCAAGCGAATCATCACCTTCGCGCGGCTGGTGCAGAAGGGGGACGACGCGACGTTTCAGAAGGAGATCGGCTCGCACCTGGACGTGGACAACTATCTGCGGTTCCTGGCGGCCACCGCGTTCGTGGCCAACGGCGACAACTTCTTCTTCGGGCACAATTACTACCTGTACCTGAACCCGAAGACGAACAAGCTGCACCTGATCCCGTGGGACCTGGACCGGGCGTTCGCCAACTTCCCGATTCTGGGCTCGAACAGCCAGCAGATGAACCTGAGCCTGACGCATCCCTATAGCGGTACCCACCGTCTGACCGACCGGTTGCTGGCCATCTCCGAGGTCAGTGAGCGGTATCAGAAGCTGCTCAAGGAGCTTTCCGGGACCGCGTTTTCCAGGGAACGGCTATTCGAGCAGTTGTCCGGGGCGGAAGCGGCGGTGAAGGAACCGCTCGAGCGTGACGTGAAGGCCGCGGCGGGACGCAAGGAACCCGGCGGTGCGGTTACCATGTTCGGGAAGCCTCCGGGGCTAAAAAGCTTTATCGAGAAACGGACCGCGTCGGCAGCGGCCCAGGTAGCAGGCGCCTCGAAGGGGCACGTTCCGGTCGGGTTCGGGATGGGGGGCCCTCCGAAGTTCGGAACGATACTCGCCCCGCCGATGATGGAAGCCATGGACAAGGATCGAGACGAGAATCTGTCACGCGAAGAATGGGTCGGAGCGGCACAGCGGTTGTGGGATACGTGCGAGAAAGACAAAGACGGCAGGGTGGACCTGAGGGCGCTCACCGCCGGAGTGAACAAGTCACTTCCCCCTCCGCCTGAAGGGACCCCGCCGGGGGGCTTCAACCTGGGAAACATGATGGCGGGTGCGATCATGGACCGGGCGGACGCGAACAAGGACAAGAAGCTCACAGCCGAGGAGCTGTTCTCCGCAACCAGGGCCGCGTTCGACGAGTTTGACAGGAAGAAGGCCGGGAAGTTGGACGAGGAAGCGTTTGCGGACATGCTCACTGCCGTGTTCCCGGCTCCGAGGTTCGGTCCTCCACCGGCTCCCCCGAAGGAGAAGAAATAG